From the Methanobacterium spitsbergense genome, one window contains:
- a CDS encoding ATP synthase subunit A, producing MNTGNIIKIAGPVIVGNGMKGTQMHEMVKVGNDKLIGEIIELEGDTATIQVYEETAGMKPGEPIESTGGPLSVELGPGIIGSIFDGIQRPLEKIKVLTGDYLQRGVSVPSLNKETKWMFKPTITAGTEVKGGDVIGEVQETSAILQKIMIPPKVEGKLISIVPEGQYTVEEEIAEVETSSGIVKVPMMQKWPVRVGRPYKAKLDPDIPLVTGQRAQDTFFPVAKGGTSAMPGPFGSGKTVTQQQLAKWADADIIVYVGCGERGNEMTEVLKEFPELEDPKTGKPLMDRTVLIANTSNMPVAAREACVYTGITIAEYFRDMGYDVALMADSTSRWAEAMREISGRLEEMPGEEGYPAYLASRLAQFYERAGRITTVGTEDKTSSVTVVGAVSPPGGDLSEPVTQNTLRISKVFWALDASLADKRHFPSIDWLQSYSLYVDSVEDWWNTNTGSDWRETRDKAMALLQKESELQEIVQLVGPDALPDRERITLETTRMIREDFLQQNAYHEVDTYCPPKKQYEMLKTIIMFHMNAEAALDRGAASADIITIPVKDEIGRMKYLPESEFFVKVKEIQDNVVKQCSEV from the coding sequence ATGAATACTGGAAATATAATAAAAATAGCAGGCCCTGTTATTGTCGGAAACGGCATGAAAGGAACCCAAATGCATGAAATGGTTAAAGTCGGGAACGATAAGCTCATTGGAGAAATAATTGAACTCGAAGGTGACACAGCAACCATACAAGTTTATGAAGAAACAGCAGGTATGAAACCTGGTGAACCAATTGAAAGTACAGGAGGACCATTATCAGTTGAACTGGGCCCAGGCATAATTGGATCAATATTCGATGGAATTCAGAGACCACTTGAAAAGATCAAAGTATTGACAGGAGATTATCTACAGAGAGGAGTAAGTGTTCCATCATTGAACAAAGAAACAAAATGGATGTTCAAACCAACTATAACAGCTGGAACCGAAGTTAAAGGTGGAGATGTTATAGGAGAAGTCCAGGAAACATCTGCGATTCTCCAGAAAATAATGATACCTCCAAAAGTGGAAGGTAAACTCATAAGCATTGTGCCTGAAGGACAGTATACTGTTGAAGAAGAAATAGCAGAAGTTGAAACTTCATCAGGTATTGTAAAAGTACCAATGATGCAAAAATGGCCAGTAAGAGTTGGAAGACCATACAAAGCAAAATTAGACCCAGATATTCCGCTCGTAACTGGACAAAGAGCACAAGACACTTTTTTCCCTGTTGCTAAGGGTGGAACATCAGCTATGCCTGGACCATTTGGATCAGGAAAAACTGTTACACAGCAGCAGCTTGCAAAATGGGCAGATGCAGATATTATTGTTTATGTAGGTTGTGGAGAACGTGGTAATGAAATGACAGAGGTTCTAAAAGAGTTTCCAGAACTTGAAGACCCAAAAACAGGTAAACCACTTATGGACAGAACAGTCCTTATAGCAAACACATCTAACATGCCCGTGGCTGCAAGGGAAGCTTGTGTTTATACTGGTATAACCATAGCAGAGTATTTCCGTGATATGGGATATGATGTAGCACTTATGGCTGATTCAACCTCAAGATGGGCTGAAGCAATGAGGGAGATCTCAGGAAGACTTGAAGAAATGCCAGGTGAAGAAGGATACCCTGCATATTTAGCATCAAGACTTGCACAGTTCTATGAACGGGCCGGAAGGATAACTACAGTAGGTACAGAAGATAAAACTTCTTCAGTAACAGTTGTTGGTGCAGTATCACCGCCTGGTGGTGACCTTTCAGAACCAGTTACACAGAATACACTACGTATATCCAAAGTGTTCTGGGCTCTAGATGCATCACTTGCAGATAAACGTCACTTCCCATCAATAGATTGGCTCCAAAGCTACTCATTATATGTGGACAGTGTAGAAGACTGGTGGAATACCAATACAGGATCAGACTGGAGAGAAACAAGGGACAAAGCAATGGCTCTTCTCCAAAAAGAATCTGAACTACAGGAGATTGTACAACTTGTTGGTCCAGATGCACTTCCAGATCGTGAGAGAATTACTCTTGAAACAACCAGAATGATAAGAGAAGATTTCCTTCAACAAAATGCTTATCATGAAGTAGATACATACTGCCCTCCTAAAAAGCAGTATGAAATGCTTAAAACCATAATAATGTTCCATATGAACGCGGAAGCAGCATTAGATCGTGGAGCAGCATCCGCAGACATTATTACCATCCCTGTAAAGGATGAGATTGGTAGGATGAAATATCTGCCTGAATCTGAATTTTTTGTGAAGGTGAAGGAAATTCAGGATAATGTAGTTAAACAATGCAGTGAGGTATGA
- a CDS encoding ATP synthase subunit B produces MKIDIKTREYTTVSEVSGPLMIVEGVEGVAYNEIVEIETPAGDKRRGQVLEVRGDLAVVQVFEGTSDLNTSTTKVRFTGETAKLGVSPDMLGRVFNGTGQPIDGGPEIIPDKELDISGNPMNPSAREFPAEFIETGISTIDGMNTLVRGQKLPIFSGSGLPHNELAAQIARQAKVIGEETEFAVVFAAMGITHEEANYFMRDFERTGALERVTVFMNLADDPAIERIITPKMALTTAEYFAFELNMHVLVILTDLTNYCEALREISAARDEVPGRRGYPGYMYTDLATMYERAGRIVGKEGSITQMPILVMPQDDITHPIPDLTGYITEGQIVLSRDLHRKGIYPPVDVLPSLSRLMSGGIGEGQTREDHSGVSDQLYSAYAEGRDLRDLMAVVGEEALTERDRKFLSFADEFEKQFITQTKDEDRSIEETLNLGWELLSLLPEAELKRVRAEHIPKYHPAYK; encoded by the coding sequence ATGAAGATAGATATCAAAACAAGGGAATATACAACTGTTTCCGAAGTTTCCGGTCCTCTAATGATTGTTGAAGGTGTCGAAGGTGTGGCATACAACGAAATCGTTGAGATCGAAACACCTGCAGGTGATAAAAGGAGAGGGCAGGTTCTTGAAGTCCGAGGAGACCTTGCTGTTGTGCAAGTTTTTGAAGGAACTAGCGACCTCAATACATCAACAACCAAAGTCAGGTTTACAGGAGAAACAGCAAAACTCGGTGTTTCACCAGATATGTTAGGAAGGGTGTTCAATGGAACTGGTCAACCTATCGATGGTGGTCCAGAAATCATTCCAGATAAAGAGCTTGATATTAGTGGTAACCCAATGAACCCTTCAGCAAGGGAATTCCCCGCTGAGTTCATTGAGACAGGTATATCGACTATAGACGGTATGAACACACTGGTACGAGGTCAGAAACTACCTATATTTTCAGGTTCTGGTCTTCCACACAACGAACTTGCTGCACAGATTGCAAGACAGGCCAAGGTTATAGGTGAAGAAACAGAATTTGCAGTTGTATTTGCTGCAATGGGAATTACTCACGAGGAAGCAAACTATTTCATGAGAGATTTCGAAAGAACAGGAGCTCTTGAAAGAGTTACAGTTTTCATGAATCTTGCAGACGACCCAGCTATAGAAAGGATCATCACTCCCAAAATGGCTCTTACTACTGCAGAGTACTTTGCATTTGAACTCAATATGCACGTGCTTGTTATACTTACTGACCTTACCAACTACTGTGAAGCTCTTCGTGAGATATCAGCAGCAAGGGATGAAGTTCCTGGAAGAAGAGGATATCCCGGTTACATGTACACCGATTTAGCTACCATGTATGAACGTGCAGGAAGAATTGTAGGCAAAGAAGGTTCAATCACACAAATGCCTATATTAGTTATGCCCCAAGATGATATAACCCACCCAATTCCAGATCTAACCGGTTACATTACAGAAGGACAGATTGTGCTAAGCAGAGATCTGCACAGGAAAGGTATATACCCTCCTGTAGATGTTCTACCATCACTTTCAAGATTGATGAGTGGTGGAATTGGTGAAGGTCAAACAAGAGAAGATCACAGTGGTGTTTCAGACCAACTATACTCAGCATATGCTGAAGGAAGAGATCTGAGAGATCTGATGGCAGTTGTGGGTGAAGAAGCACTTACAGAACGTGACAGGAAATTCCTGAGTTTTGCAGATGAATTTGAAAAACAGTTTATAACTCAGACAAAGGATGAGGACAGATCTATTGAAGAAACACTCAACCTAGGTTGGGAATTATTAAGCCTTTTACCAGAAGCAGAACTGAAACGTGTAAGGGCAGAACACATCCCAAAATATCATCCAGCATACAAATAA
- a CDS encoding V-type ATP synthase subunit D — translation MAQEMIEGINPTRMELLKLKDREKLAVKGHSLLKEKRNALIMEFFNILERVKGSREDVEKTLKQAYKDLTAAQIVMGDLAVKKSAMSVKESVEVDIDSRSIMGVVVPVIDSDIRQRTMVERGYGFLDTSVKLDEAASKFEESIKLIIELGEIEKTIKLLAGEIESTKRRVNALEHIIIPKLENTVKYIEMRLEEMERENFVRLKMIKKTMEME, via the coding sequence ATGGCACAGGAAATGATAGAAGGAATCAATCCAACAAGGATGGAACTTCTAAAACTTAAAGATAGGGAAAAACTTGCAGTAAAGGGTCACAGCCTCCTTAAAGAGAAGAGAAATGCCCTTATCATGGAGTTTTTCAACATACTTGAGCGTGTTAAGGGTTCAAGGGAAGATGTTGAAAAAACACTCAAACAAGCCTATAAAGATCTTACAGCTGCACAGATTGTGATGGGCGATTTAGCAGTCAAAAAGTCAGCTATGTCTGTTAAAGAATCTGTTGAGGTAGATATTGACTCCAGAAGTATAATGGGTGTTGTTGTGCCGGTGATCGATTCAGATATCCGCCAACGAACAATGGTTGAAAGGGGATATGGATTCCTTGACACTTCTGTTAAACTTGATGAAGCCGCAAGTAAGTTTGAAGAATCTATTAAACTCATAATAGAGCTTGGAGAAATAGAAAAAACTATAAAACTCCTTGCAGGCGAGATCGAATCAACTAAAAGAAGGGTTAATGCACTGGAACATATCATCATACCAAAACTTGAAAATACTGTTAAGTATATCGAGATGAGGCTTGAAGAAATGGAAAGGGAAAACTTTGTAAGGTTGAAGATGATCAAAAAAACCATGGAGATGGAATAA
- a CDS encoding DUF22 domain-containing protein translates to MVRIITRLDAVKKELAESKSKHLDFQIGTISGNLRAIIADEDLMFKSGNIKSIKIKKIPIPANYLSFLSGYGSNSYGHAIAVDEDVPLPVSMKRMADHAMFAAAETCKIKKDDLLGVLILLPVHLTH, encoded by the coding sequence TTGGTTAGGATTATAACAAGATTAGATGCAGTTAAAAAGGAACTTGCAGAATCTAAATCAAAACATCTTGACTTCCAAATAGGAACCATCTCAGGTAATCTTAGGGCAATAATTGCTGATGAAGATCTGATGTTCAAATCTGGAAATATAAAATCCATTAAAATCAAGAAAATCCCCATACCTGCAAATTATTTGAGTTTCCTTAGTGGATACGGTTCAAATAGTTATGGACATGCAATTGCAGTTGATGAGGATGTTCCCCTACCTGTTAGCATGAAACGTATGGCTGATCATGCAATGTTTGCAGCAGCAGAAACATGTAAAATAAAAAAGGATGATTTATTGGGTGTTTTGATACTATTACCTGTACATCTAACACACTAA
- a CDS encoding DUF61 family protein, whose amino-acid sequence MRQDNRGDRLVKKQILSLNKHLPRKRKFLDELLLEERPHVVGGDNSRHRFKMDELRRLSEIIEESEYHLLRLPIYIEIDSNASGSKIFGRLENKVICNILKIKDCSSEIYLYRKDIKLLRKELPTTTQYVFLVR is encoded by the coding sequence ATGAGACAGGATAACCGCGGAGATAGATTAGTAAAAAAACAGATATTAAGCCTCAACAAACATTTACCTCGCAAACGAAAGTTCCTTGATGAACTTCTCCTAGAGGAAAGACCACATGTTGTTGGAGGAGATAATAGCAGACATAGATTTAAAATGGATGAACTTAGAAGATTATCTGAAATTATCGAAGAATCAGAATACCATCTACTGAGATTACCAATATACATTGAGATTGATTCAAATGCTTCGGGTTCCAAAATATTTGGAAGACTCGAAAACAAAGTTATATGCAATATACTTAAGATTAAAGACTGTAGTTCAGAGATATATTTGTACAGAAAAGACATCAAATTACTACGAAAAGAGCTTCCAACTACAACACAGTACGTATTTCTAGTGAGGTAA
- a CDS encoding ATP-grasp domain-containing protein — protein MENVLVIGANTRPMACSLKNMRYNVYSVDYFGCQDINQCVTDKKSFLSQKPFNSCGYFSQQFDSQKLVNMAEEYIELVDFIVCCSGVSPLKFPKNKLIGNRDVTDIENKYKLYKRLSKKFEGIFELPETYLVTDLQEAIEIDAASNKNFLLKPLVGSGGLGIRNFDPTDQDVEIHDVVLQEIVEGDDISASVLSSGDETTTILTSQQLIGKSWLGQREIYGYCGNIAPYTEKFDANKNINMQKDFKEVAEDVVKDLKLIGSNGVDLKINNGNIYLIEVNPRPQGTFEVAELSLGINMAEAHIHACEGDLNNIPRPQKFATKMIIHAKYRSLVGNLDLKDLNDIPGSEVIIEKGEPVATVLTSGKLLENTIFSAKKIVSNVYQDLNPIS, from the coding sequence ATGGAAAATGTTCTAGTTATAGGTGCAAATACCCGACCTATGGCATGTTCTCTTAAAAATATGAGATATAATGTTTATTCTGTAGATTATTTTGGATGTCAAGATATCAATCAATGTGTTACAGATAAAAAATCTTTTTTATCACAAAAACCATTTAATTCGTGTGGCTATTTTTCTCAACAATTCGATTCACAAAAACTTGTTAATATGGCTGAAGAATATATTGAGCTTGTAGATTTCATTGTTTGCTGTTCTGGTGTCTCTCCATTAAAATTTCCCAAGAATAAATTAATTGGAAATAGAGATGTAACTGATATCGAAAATAAATATAAACTTTATAAACGCCTTTCAAAGAAATTTGAAGGTATATTTGAATTGCCTGAAACTTACTTGGTAACTGATCTTCAAGAGGCAATTGAAATAGATGCAGCAAGCAATAAAAATTTTCTTTTGAAACCACTTGTAGGATCGGGAGGGTTAGGTATCCGGAACTTTGATCCAACTGATCAAGATGTTGAGATCCATGACGTAGTATTGCAGGAAATTGTTGAAGGCGATGATATTAGTGCATCAGTGCTCTCGAGTGGAGATGAGACAACAACAATTTTAACAAGCCAGCAATTAATAGGAAAAAGTTGGTTGGGACAAAGGGAAATATATGGGTACTGTGGTAACATTGCCCCATACACAGAAAAATTCGATGCAAATAAAAATATAAATATGCAAAAAGATTTTAAAGAAGTTGCTGAAGATGTTGTAAAGGATTTGAAACTAATAGGTTCCAATGGTGTAGATTTGAAAATAAATAATGGAAATATCTACCTTATAGAAGTTAATCCTAGACCACAAGGAACTTTTGAAGTAGCGGAACTATCTTTGGGGATAAACATGGCAGAAGCCCATATACATGCATGTGAGGGAGATCTAAATAATATTCCTAGGCCTCAAAAATTTGCTACAAAGATGATAATTCATGCAAAGTATCGTTCTTTGGTAGGAAATCTTGATTTAAAAGATTTGAATGATATACCGGGTTCAGAAGTAATTATTGAAAAGGGAGAACCTGTAGCTACTGTGTTAACCTCAGGAAAATTACTTGAAAATACTATTTTTTCAGCAAAAAAGATTGTTTCCAATGTATACCAAGATTTAAATCCAATATCTTAA
- the cas4 gene encoding CRISPR-associated protein Cas4 gives MKKKFNTAPHPTISQVKIIEERNNFPISWLNKQGFCEYGIYLENVKGIEIKPTKSMVEGTKVHATLEANFREDAEPTTFDEMLETSKTGEILSRELPVMSKQHGIRGFIDEVWMTPDEFVIIDDKPGTRAYSSSINQVFGYCLAFKEMIPEKRRIVASLKQRGTENIYWASYFDEKAEKDIINLINRMHRLLEGEIEFKATDNPNKCRSCRFNTICERKMDF, from the coding sequence ATGAAAAAAAAATTCAATACCGCTCCACATCCAACCATAAGTCAGGTTAAAATAATTGAAGAAAGGAATAATTTTCCAATTAGCTGGCTTAACAAACAAGGTTTCTGTGAATATGGGATCTATCTCGAAAATGTCAAAGGAATCGAGATCAAACCAACTAAATCTATGGTGGAAGGAACAAAGGTACATGCAACTCTTGAAGCGAATTTCAGGGAGGATGCAGAACCAACAACATTTGATGAGATGTTAGAAACATCCAAAACAGGTGAAATTCTTTCAAGAGAATTACCTGTAATGTCCAAACAACATGGTATCAGGGGATTTATTGATGAAGTATGGATGACACCAGATGAATTTGTTATCATTGATGATAAACCCGGTACAAGGGCTTACTCTTCAAGTATTAATCAAGTTTTTGGATATTGTCTTGCGTTTAAGGAAATGATACCCGAAAAAAGAAGGATTGTTGCATCTCTTAAGCAAAGAGGTACAGAAAATATTTACTGGGCATCTTACTTTGATGAAAAGGCTGAAAAAGATATTATTAACCTTATTAATCGCATGCATAGATTATTGGAAGGTGAAATAGAATTCAAAGCAACCGATAATCCTAATAAATGTAGAAGCTGCAGGTTTAACACTATATGTGAAAGGAAAATGGATTTTTAA
- a CDS encoding UbiA family prenyltransferase: MVLNIYSKNDYSRHFSMIFKEIVHGGYLTALGAPALVLSTSIIINSGINIPLLIISYLIPLIIYSYDYMSDLDKDHETNSDRYKHLQKKKKYYPIILVLYVLLLMVLLIIFTNFKLIIFIILMMLGGFFYATAFKGITKKIPIFKNIYTVLTWSMGGTFFVPLHYSLTFSFPIIIVFIFIYMKGMINAIFFDLKDYLTDSKEGLKTLPVIIGKDRAIKLLHLLNIAAFFPLIIGVYLKIIPIFTISLIVFYFYSLYYLIKAKSAYDDKLWVKLGSIADFEFMFWPAILILCIIVF, translated from the coding sequence ATGGTTTTAAATATCTATTCAAAAAATGATTATTCCCGTCACTTTAGCATGATTTTTAAGGAAATCGTTCATGGGGGATATTTAACAGCTTTGGGGGCCCCAGCACTAGTTTTATCAACCTCAATAATTATTAATTCTGGAATTAATATTCCTTTATTAATTATATCTTATTTAATTCCATTAATTATCTACAGCTATGATTATATGAGTGATTTGGATAAAGATCATGAAACCAATTCAGATAGATACAAACATTTGCAAAAGAAGAAAAAATATTATCCAATAATTCTAGTTCTTTACGTTTTATTGCTTATGGTTCTTCTAATAATTTTTACTAACTTTAAACTTATTATTTTTATAATTTTAATGATGTTAGGCGGGTTTTTTTATGCAACAGCATTTAAGGGTATAACAAAGAAAATTCCCATATTTAAAAATATTTACACTGTTTTGACCTGGTCAATGGGGGGGACTTTTTTTGTACCATTACATTACTCTTTAACCTTTTCTTTTCCAATTATAATTGTTTTTATTTTTATATATATGAAAGGTATGATAAACGCAATATTTTTTGATTTAAAGGATTATCTAACAGATTCAAAGGAGGGATTAAAGACACTTCCGGTTATAATTGGTAAAGATAGAGCAATAAAATTATTACATTTGTTAAACATCGCTGCATTTTTTCCATTGATAATTGGAGTTTATCTTAAAATAATTCCCATTTTCACTATTTCATTAATTGTTTTCTATTTTTACAGCTTATATTATCTTATAAAAGCAAAATCAGCTTATGATGATAAGTTATGGGTTAAATTAGGTTCAATTGCTGATTTTGAATTTATGTTTTGGCCTGCAATTCTAATACTATGTATTATTGTTTTTTAA
- a CDS encoding sensor histidine kinase, protein MNIFSYISLIAFLLCFFLGNFIYHKNSKSQLNLMIALLCILVGFLAFAEFQYRQTTDFQTAYIWLKISGLWPIVPAILLHISLIFTGKTDILKNKFTYLLIYIPAIIISFYAVDSNLMLMGILKEYWGWTYVFPENSLLFDIMSVWTIFCVFLAGSLCLIYYLKNKNIKKLQAKYLLIGLYFPLLITMATDLILPTMSIRIPETTMAMSTVGIGFISYGVWKYRFPALTAAVAADEIVSTMSNFLIMLDHDKNIVTINDATIELLGYDKKDIIGKSVKYLFSDNSLENAGKLFDSNSNSIINFETRLKSKHGEIIPVLLSKSVIKNDDGNTMGIVCIGSNIVEIKHAEDKIKASLEEKDILLRELHHRVKNNLQIILSLINLQSNGIKNQEDLEIFRESQSRVKSLAIIHEKLYQSADFANINFEEYIESLVNYLLSYYSADSIEVIIDVKKDIILNMDTAVPCGLIINELVTNAIKHAFNGNKSGQIYITLQSDNGCFTLIVSDNGKGIPPEVDLDNPQKLGLQLVKSLTDQLEGKIEYNGSKNTKYKIQFRELIYKDRM, encoded by the coding sequence ATGAACATATTTTCATATATATCACTGATAGCATTTTTACTATGTTTTTTTCTAGGCAATTTCATTTATCATAAGAATTCAAAAAGTCAGTTAAATTTAATGATAGCTCTGTTATGCATATTAGTTGGGTTTTTAGCCTTTGCAGAGTTTCAATACAGACAAACAACAGATTTTCAAACAGCTTATATATGGCTTAAAATTAGTGGATTATGGCCAATTGTACCCGCTATTCTCTTGCATATCTCACTGATATTCACTGGGAAAACAGATATTCTCAAAAACAAATTCACTTACCTACTGATTTATATTCCTGCAATTATTATTTCTTTCTATGCTGTAGACAGTAATTTAATGTTAATGGGAATATTAAAAGAATATTGGGGTTGGACATATGTATTTCCGGAAAATTCCTTACTTTTTGATATTATGAGTGTTTGGACTATTTTCTGTGTGTTTTTAGCCGGGAGTCTTTGTTTAATATATTATTTAAAAAACAAGAATATTAAAAAGCTCCAGGCAAAATATCTTTTAATTGGCCTTTATTTCCCGCTTTTAATAACTATGGCAACGGATCTTATACTTCCAACAATGTCAATTAGAATTCCTGAAACTACCATGGCCATGTCCACAGTTGGTATTGGATTCATCAGTTATGGTGTATGGAAATATAGATTCCCTGCATTAACAGCCGCAGTTGCTGCAGATGAGATAGTTTCAACAATGTCTAACTTTTTAATTATGTTAGATCATGACAAAAACATTGTAACCATCAATGATGCAACAATAGAACTTTTAGGATATGATAAAAAAGATATTATAGGAAAGTCTGTGAAATATTTATTTTCAGACAATAGTCTGGAAAATGCAGGAAAACTTTTTGATTCAAATTCTAATTCAATTATTAATTTTGAAACTCGTTTAAAGTCCAAACATGGCGAAATTATACCTGTTTTACTTTCTAAATCTGTAATTAAAAATGATGATGGTAACACTATGGGTATTGTATGTATAGGCAGTAACATAGTGGAAATTAAACATGCAGAAGATAAAATTAAAGCTTCTCTAGAAGAAAAAGATATTTTACTTAGGGAATTACATCATCGTGTTAAAAATAATCTTCAAATAATTTTGAGCCTTATAAATCTCCAATCAAATGGGATTAAAAACCAGGAAGATCTCGAGATTTTTAGAGAAAGCCAAAGCAGAGTTAAATCCCTTGCGATTATACATGAAAAGTTATATCAATCTGCGGATTTCGCAAATATTAATTTTGAAGAATATATTGAGAGTTTGGTAAATTATCTTCTTTCATATTATTCTGCAGATTCGATAGAAGTTATAATTGATGTTAAGAAAGATATTATCTTGAATATGGATACAGCAGTGCCTTGTGGACTTATAATAAATGAATTGGTTACCAATGCAATAAAACATGCTTTCAATGGAAATAAATCGGGTCAGATCTACATTACTCTTCAATCAGATAATGGTTGTTTTACCCTTATCGTGAGTGATAATGGTAAAGGCATTCCCCCAGAAGTAGATTTAGACAATCCTCAAAAATTAGGATTACAATTAGTAAAATCATTAACTGATCAACTGGAAGGTAAAATTGAATACAATGGATCAAAAAATACAAAATACAAAATACAATTCAGAGAACTGATCTACAAAGATAGAATGTAA
- a CDS encoding YkgJ family cysteine cluster protein, whose amino-acid sequence MLLEELHKREYIDSVFNQYEELVKKQPDMESELFIFERMVYKRVKKILKKSGQLKDVEKKDIKEIIHFSSIAFTEGSLVAALRLDYCQRCGWCCENCSPIYITEKEYEGYKSSDKVITADIKPYKEGYRFTEDRPCEHFIRKTKKCDIYDQRPAVCRAFPILIKNENEYVFTPNHFCKYAIEFVVQKAITEITTCLKIKDDPDFLKNLEKMMENQIPQKEDNLEDRVKKWNEIADKLDSKYE is encoded by the coding sequence ATGTTATTAGAAGAACTACACAAGAGAGAGTATATCGATTCTGTGTTTAATCAGTATGAAGAATTAGTTAAAAAACAACCGGACATGGAATCTGAGCTATTCATATTTGAGAGAATGGTTTATAAAAGGGTTAAAAAAATATTAAAGAAGTCTGGCCAATTAAAAGATGTTGAAAAAAAGGATATTAAAGAAATTATACATTTCTCTTCCATAGCATTCACAGAAGGATCGCTTGTTGCTGCGTTACGTTTGGATTATTGTCAAAGATGTGGATGGTGTTGTGAAAATTGTTCACCAATATATATTACAGAAAAAGAATATGAGGGTTATAAAAGTTCGGATAAAGTTATAACTGCAGATATTAAGCCTTATAAAGAGGGTTACAGGTTTACAGAGGATCGTCCGTGTGAACATTTCATTAGGAAAACAAAAAAATGTGATATATACGATCAGAGACCTGCTGTGTGTAGAGCATTTCCAATATTGATTAAAAATGAAAATGAATATGTGTTTACACCGAACCATTTCTGTAAATATGCAATTGAATTTGTGGTTCAAAAGGCCATTACAGAAATAACCACATGTTTAAAAATTAAAGATGATCCAGATTTCCTTAAAAATCTAGAAAAGATGATGGAGAACCAAATTCCACAAAAAGAAGATAATTTAGAGGATAGGGTTAAAAAATGGAATGAAATAGCAGATAAATTAGATAGTAAGTACGAATAG
- a CDS encoding methyltransferase domain-containing protein, with product MEINYQKNSYSEDRFMKERYVHGYSKEESDRLVDQANILADILHNNTTYPKGSKVLEVGCGVGAQTLILAKNSPDSKITSIDISETSINMAKSLLKKEFISNVEFQVADLFNLPFEHETYDHIFVCFVLEHLEDPISALKSLKRVLKKEGSITVIEGDHGSCYFYPESKEALKTWECLIECQKTLNCNPMIGREIYPLLKNSGFKNIQVLPKIVYVDSSNPKLVEGFNEKTIIAMVEGVKDQAIDSGMISIESWEKGIKDLYKTTENDGVFFYNFFKGTGIK from the coding sequence ATTGAAATTAATTATCAAAAAAATAGTTATAGTGAGGATAGATTTATGAAAGAGAGATATGTACATGGATATTCAAAGGAAGAATCGGATAGATTGGTTGATCAAGCAAATATACTTGCAGATATTCTCCACAACAACACAACTTACCCAAAGGGAAGCAAAGTATTAGAAGTAGGATGTGGAGTAGGTGCACAGACACTAATACTAGCCAAAAATAGTCCAGATTCAAAAATTACATCTATAGATATTTCTGAAACTTCAATAAACATGGCAAAATCTCTTTTGAAGAAAGAGTTCATTTCAAATGTGGAATTTCAAGTAGCTGACCTTTTTAATCTACCTTTTGAACATGAAACATACGATCATATTTTTGTTTGTTTTGTACTAGAACATCTTGAAGACCCAATAAGCGCACTAAAAAGTTTAAAAAGAGTTCTTAAAAAAGAGGGTTCGATAACTGTAATAGAAGGGGATCATGGGTCATGTTATTTTTATCCAGAGTCTAAGGAAGCCTTAAAAACATGGGAATGTCTTATTGAATGTCAAAAAACACTTAATTGTAACCCTATGATTGGAAGGGAAATTTATCCCCTACTCAAAAATTCAGGATTTAAAAATATTCAAGTATTGCCCAAAATTGTTTATGTAGATTCAAGTAACCCCAAATTAGTAGAAGGATTTAATGAAAAGACAATTATTGCTATGGTAGAAGGAGTTAAAGATCAGGCAATTGATTCGGGAATGATTTCCATTGAATCATGGGAAAAAGGAATAAAAGATCTGTATAAAACTACAGAAAATGATGGAGTGTTTTTTTATAATTTTTTTAAGGGAACGGGGATAAAATAG